A part of Haladaptatus caseinilyticus genomic DNA contains:
- a CDS encoding ABC transporter permease yields the protein MYYSKRIGQSVLVFFLALTVTFALYRMLPFGPIEMVKIHLMQQMLEQGESPSPQQMARINAMVETYTGIDPNQPWYVSYYHYLRDIVLYQDFGRSIFKNRPVFDILFEAMPWSIFISIYGLALGTTVSLLFGAVMAYNEGSKFDTGMTIFSIANTTVPYYIVAILSLIVFSFYLGWLPSGGRMDPNTTPGLNLPFIIGVVKHAALPVLSSFIAGFGGALAFRGNCIREMGEGYIRVAQLRGISQGRIAIRYVGRNALLPIYTSIMMGIASIFGSGIILETIFNYPAMGLVTFNALLNRDYPVIMGAFIFFTSITLLGILVADLTYGVIDPRVKGGSDREAY from the coding sequence ATGTATTATTCGAAGCGGATCGGCCAGTCAGTGCTGGTGTTTTTCCTCGCACTGACAGTAACGTTCGCCCTGTACCGGATGCTCCCATTCGGTCCCATCGAGATGGTCAAAATCCATCTGATGCAACAGATGCTAGAGCAGGGTGAGAGTCCATCACCGCAGCAGATGGCGCGTATCAACGCAATGGTCGAGACCTACACCGGAATCGACCCCAATCAACCGTGGTACGTTTCGTACTATCATTATCTGCGGGATATCGTCCTGTACCAGGATTTTGGACGGTCAATATTCAAAAACCGACCTGTCTTCGATATCCTGTTCGAAGCGATGCCGTGGTCGATTTTCATCAGCATCTACGGACTTGCGCTCGGGACTACCGTCAGCTTGCTGTTCGGCGCGGTCATGGCGTACAACGAGGGGAGCAAATTCGACACCGGAATGACGATTTTCTCCATTGCTAATACCACCGTTCCGTACTACATCGTCGCCATCCTCTCGCTCATCGTCTTCTCGTTCTATCTCGGCTGGCTGCCGAGTGGCGGTCGGATGGACCCGAACACGACGCCAGGTCTCAACCTCCCGTTCATCATCGGGGTCGTTAAACATGCGGCGCTGCCCGTCCTCTCGTCGTTTATCGCGGGATTCGGGGGTGCGTTAGCGTTCCGCGGCAACTGTATCCGTGAGATGGGTGAAGGCTATATTCGGGTCGCACAGCTCCGTGGCATCAGTCAGGGGCGAATCGCCATTCGCTACGTTGGTCGGAACGCGCTCTTACCCATCTACACAAGTATCATGATGGGTATCGCGAGTATCTTCGGAAGTGGAATCATCTTGGAGACGATTTTCAACTATCCCGCAATGGGACTCGTAACGTTCAACGCACTGTTGAATCGTGATTATCCGGTCATCATGGGTGCGTTCATCTTCTTCACCAGCATTACACTGTTAGGGATTCTCGTTGCGGACTTGACGTATGGGGTCATCGATCCCCGAGTCAAAGGAGGGAGTGACCGTGAAGCCTACTGA